One Prosthecobacter dejongeii DNA window includes the following coding sequences:
- a CDS encoding sugar ABC transporter ATP-binding protein — protein MILSAQHLTKKFPGVIALKDVSFDLRAGEIHALCGENGAGKSTLIKLLSGIHPHGSYEGRFEVGEKEARFHSISDAAREGIAVIYQELALVNEMTVAENIFLGSEPRRFGGFIDWPKIHREAKLLLDRFKVDLDPAERVGSLGVGQKQLVEIVKALAKDSKILILDEPTAALAEHEVLILLDILKDLRARGMACVYISHKLDEVFAISDRITVIRDGSSILTKEAKAMTKAEVIRHMVGREITDLFPRRAATPGATVLKVQDLSVKDEHGLPRLHDISFDLRAGEVLGIGGLMGAGRTELLMHLFGAWGRRSSGQVELNGFSLDGLPPAKVLRAGLALVSEDRRRYGLVIEQEIGFNMSLSSLGQFSRAGFVNRSEETLRNQEYFKNLRVKATGLEAIVGRLSGGNQQKVVLGKALMTGPQVVMLDEPTRGIDVGAKLEIYELINQLTAEGKAVLLVSSELPELIGMSDRILMLNEGRIGGSFTRAEATQEKLMEAAMGQTMTAA, from the coding sequence GATCAAGTTGCTCTCGGGCATCCATCCGCATGGCAGTTACGAGGGGCGGTTTGAAGTGGGGGAGAAGGAAGCTCGCTTTCATTCCATCTCGGATGCAGCGCGTGAGGGCATCGCTGTCATTTATCAGGAACTGGCGCTGGTGAATGAGATGACCGTGGCGGAAAACATCTTTTTGGGCAGCGAGCCGCGACGTTTTGGCGGCTTCATTGACTGGCCCAAAATCCACCGCGAGGCCAAGCTGCTGCTGGACCGTTTCAAGGTGGATCTCGATCCCGCCGAGCGTGTCGGCTCCCTGGGCGTGGGCCAAAAGCAGCTCGTGGAAATCGTGAAGGCGCTAGCCAAGGATTCGAAGATCCTCATTCTTGATGAGCCCACGGCCGCCTTGGCGGAGCATGAGGTGCTGATCCTGCTGGACATCCTCAAAGACCTCCGCGCACGCGGCATGGCCTGCGTGTACATCAGCCACAAGCTGGACGAAGTCTTCGCCATTTCTGACCGCATCACCGTGATTCGTGATGGCAGCAGCATCCTGACGAAGGAGGCCAAGGCCATGACGAAAGCGGAGGTGATCCGACACATGGTGGGGCGTGAAATTACAGATCTGTTTCCGCGCCGGGCCGCCACGCCAGGGGCCACAGTGCTGAAAGTGCAAGATCTCTCTGTGAAGGACGAGCACGGCCTGCCGCGCTTGCATGACATCAGCTTTGACCTCCGTGCGGGTGAGGTGCTAGGCATCGGTGGCCTCATGGGGGCTGGGCGCACGGAACTCTTGATGCACCTCTTTGGTGCCTGGGGACGCCGCAGTAGCGGGCAGGTGGAACTGAATGGGTTCAGCCTAGATGGCTTGCCACCAGCGAAGGTGCTACGCGCTGGGCTAGCCTTGGTGAGCGAAGACCGCCGCCGTTATGGGCTGGTGATTGAGCAAGAAATAGGCTTCAACATGTCGCTCTCCTCGTTAGGCCAGTTTAGCCGAGCTGGGTTCGTTAATCGCAGCGAGGAAACCTTGCGTAATCAGGAGTATTTCAAAAACCTGCGCGTGAAAGCCACCGGGCTGGAGGCCATCGTGGGCCGCCTTTCTGGAGGCAATCAGCAAAAAGTGGTGTTGGGCAAGGCGCTGATGACGGGTCCTCAGGTGGTGATGCTGGATGAACCGACCCGAGGTATTGATGTGGGAGCCAAGCTGGAGATCTACGAACTTATCAATCAACTCACGGCGGAAGGGAAGGCCGTGCTGCTGGTTTCCAGTGAACTGCCGGAACTCATCGGCATGAGTGATCGTATTTTGATGCTGAATGAAGGCCGCATCGGCGGCAGCTTCACGCGAGCAGAGGCCACGCAGGAAAAACTCATGGAAGCCGCGATGGGGCAGACAATGACGGCCGCCTAA